A single Aspergillus chevalieri M1 DNA, chromosome 3, nearly complete sequence DNA region contains:
- a CDS encoding D-isomer specific 2-hydroxyacid dehydrogenase family protein (COG:C;~EggNog:ENOG410QE5F;~InterPro:IPR036291,IPR029752,IPR006140;~go_function: GO:0051287 - NAD binding [Evidence IEA];~go_process: GO:0055114 - oxidation-reduction process [Evidence IEA]) codes for MDAAAIRKTERLLVIFFKRIPPPLVAHINRKFPEAEVTIYHSQKAVPVPRDIWQNATLVCTFTDLPDLEDAGNIKLIHTVSAGIDHFVHHPIIQNSTIPITTSSGIHGPPMAEWTVMNWLASARKFLHTREAQKQHIWGDPDEYMPTCTDQVGKKVGILGYGSIGRQIANVCAALGMTVHAYTASPRPTPASRRDTGYIVPGTGDADGTIPVSWHHGLDKASIHSFLSLGIDHLIISLPLTPQTTHLIGAEEFALLAANSTHPFSKPYLTNISRGKVIDQDALVQSLKSGELSGAALDVTDPEPLPADHPLWDAPGVQISPHVSSLGREYFPRSLDILRVNLDRMKKGEEFVNEYKRGKGY; via the exons ATGGATGCTGCTGCAATTAGAAAGACGGAGCGCCTGCTCGTCATTTTCTTCAAGAGAATCCCCCCTCCACTGGTCGCGCATATCAACCGAAAGTTCCCAGAGGCCGAAGTGACTATTTACCATTCCCAGAAAGCCGTTCCTGTTCCAAGAG ACATATGGCAAAACGCGACGCTGGTTTGCACATTTACCGATCTTCCCGATCTCGAGGACGCTGGAAA TATTAAACTGATTCATACTGTCTCGGCTGGTATTGACCACTTCGTTCACCACCCTATCATCCAAAACTCTACCATCCCCATCACCACCAGCTCCGGCATCCACGGTCCTCCCATGGCAGAATGGACCGTAATGAACTGGTTGGCCTCCGCGAGGAAGTTCCTTCATACGCGTGAAGCGCAGAAGCAACACATCTGGGGGGATCCCGATGAGTACATGCCCACCTGCACCGATCAGGTCGGGAAGAAAGTGGGCATTCTGGGATACGGGAGCATTGGACGGCAGA TCGCAAACGTATGCGCAGCCCTAGGGATGACTGTCCATGCATATACAGCGTCCCCACGCCCTACTCCCGCCTCGCGACGTGACACAGGATACATTGTCCCTGGCACTGGCGACGCAGACGGCACAATCCCAGTATCCTGGCATCACGGCCTAGACAAAGCATCCATCCACTCATTCCTTTCTCTCGGTATCGACCACCTCATTATTTCCCTCCCGCTCACCCCGCAAACCACTCATCTCATCGGCGCAGAGGAATTTGCTCTCCTTGCTGCCAACAGCACTCATCCGTTCAGCAAGCCGTACCTAACCAACATCTCGCGCGGGAAGGTCATTGATCAGGATGCGTTGGTGCAATCGCTCAAGTCTGGGGAATTGAGCGGTGCTGCGCTGGATGTGACAGACCCTGAACCTTTGCCGGCGGACCATCCGTTGTGGGATGCGCCGGGTGTGCAGATTAGTCCTCATGTCAGTTCTCTCGGAAGGGAGTATTTTCCAAGGTCGTTGGATATTCTTCGGGTGAATCTGGATAGGATGAAGAAGGGGGAGGAATTCGTAAATGAGTACAAGCGGGGGAAGGGGTATTAA
- a CDS encoding uncharacterized protein (COG:S;~EggNog:ENOG410PWP1;~InterPro:IPR041622;~PFAM:PF18142;~TransMembrane:2 (i140-162o168-186i)), translating to MSEQRRGRSLFWRLLAALDPEDQGLPRFQPLSQQIPPTNNNHNYNPEQPTDSQSYPQAYPHTHPQPPIQPIRRTVTQTDRNHLIPPEDKLLVFRALTGIDTVPALTIPHHSDRHAPNVGIYERVVRAEQSADSRYRFFSVLINVCLGIQVVAAAAITALGAASGPHSAVTAFGALNTIMAGILTYLKGSGLPDRLKHYQNEWRNIREYIEQRERELCLVGSELDVQEEIQIVEHMYEGVKREIESTKSGESRTPTGEFSRRSFLPRRHYHEEEHPRPRSPESDYGASAEKYRA from the coding sequence ATGTCCGAACAACGCCGCGGCCGAAGCCTTTTCTGGCGCCTGCTCGCAGCCCTGGACCCCGAAGATCAGGGCCTCCCCAGATTCCAACCCCTCAGCCAACAAATCCCAcccaccaacaacaaccacaactaCAACCCCGAGCAACCCACCGATTCCCAATCCTACCCCCAAGCCTATCCTCACACCCACCCACAACCCCCCATCCAACCAATCCGCCGCACAGTCACCCAAACCGACAGAAACCACCTCATCCCCCCAGAAGACAAACTCCTCGTCTTCCGCGCTCTCACAGGCATCGATACCGTCCCCGCCCTCACAATCCCGCACCACTCCGACCGCCACGCCCCAAACGTGGGTATCTATGAGCGCGTCGTGCGCGCAGAGCAATCCGCAGACTCCCGGTACCGGTTCTTCAGCGTGCTTATCAATGTCTGTCTGGGCATCCAGGTCGTCGCGGCCGCTGCGATTACGGCGCTAGGCGCGGCCAGCGGACCGCATTCTGCTGTTACGGCGTTCGGGGCTTTAAATACCATCATGGCTGGTATTCTGACGTACCTCAAGGGATCGGGGTTACCGGATCGATTGAAACACTACCAGAACGAGTGGAGGAATATTCGGGAATACATCGAGCAGCGCGAGCGAGAATTATGTCTGGTTGGTAGCGAGTTAGACGTGCAAGAAGAGATACAGATCGTGGAACATATGTACGAGGGCGTGAAGCGGGAGATCGAGTCGACGAAGAGCGGGGAGAGTCGGACGCCGACGGGGGAGTTTAGTCGACGGTCTTTCTTGCCGCGGCGGCATTATCATGAGGAGGAGCATCCTAGGCCGCGCAGTCCGGAGAGTGATTATGGGGCAAGTGCGGAGAAGTATCGTGCTTGA
- a CDS encoding uncharacterized protein (COG:S;~EggNog:ENOG410Q1H7) produces the protein MPKSNPRRDRLADKIDKEGFFSPPCLRCSEMSASNMSCECKRISSNRKCNNCVRSGVKCERDFHNERKWQNLERDRMRLAADLEDAERSNDEALARLSETSAKLARLRKHKRFLEARNKAMLENDVALLEELDSQVSWPVAETASLDAQLAAVTDDPSLSQMMNSPSFWENFDSAVAGGIPSPTGGNQSSSQ, from the coding sequence ATGCCCAAATCAAACCCTCGTCGTGATCGTCTGGCTGATAAAATAGATAAGGaaggtttcttttctcctccttgtCTCCGTTGTTCCGAAATGAGTGCTTCCAATATGTCTTGTGAATGTAAACGAATCTCGTCAAATCGAAAATGCAATAATTGTGTGCGTTCTGGCGTCAAGTGTGAACGTGATTTTCATAATGAACGAAAATGGCAAAATTTGGAGCGTGATCGAATGAGATTAGCCGCCGACCTCGAAGATGCGGAGCGTTCAAATGATGAGGCACTGGCGCGTCTTTCCGAGACGTCTGCCAAATTGGCCCGGTTGCGGAAACATAAACGGTTTCTTGAGGCTCGAAATAAGGCTATGTTAGAGAATGACGTGGCTCTTCTTGAGGAGTTGGATTCTCAAGTTTCCTGGCCTGTTGCTGAGACCGCTTCTCTGGATGCTCAGCTTGCTGCGGTGACAGATGATCCTAGTCtgtctcagatgatgaattctccttccttttgggagaacttcgactctgctgtcgctggtggtattccttcaccaactggtggcaaccagtcaagttcgcaatag